In Nostoc sp. GT001, a genomic segment contains:
- a CDS encoding CHASE2 domain-containing protein: MANPTIYTVGGTVQAGGGIYISRQADEELLALCRARTFAYILAPRQVGKSSLMVRTAEQLADEGIQSVIIDLTQLGVQVTAEEWYLGLLTIIADQLMLDTDVLEWWQSLRHLGITQRLTRFFEEILLVEIAIPLVIFVDEIDTTLSLDFTDDFFAAIRYLYNGRARIPKFQRLSFVLIGVATPGDLIRDSKRTPFNIGQRVELTDFNLEEALALADGLGLPLEQSQQTLKWVLKWTGGHPYLTQRLCRAITEQDNNNWSQAEVDRVVNSTFFGAMSKQDNNLQFVRDMLTKRAPDLFAVLTTYSDIRRGKRIILDEEQSLVKSHLKLSGIIVRREHASLCVRNLIYRKVFDDRWLKEHLPVKLKMLTVQTVVLTSIAVAFLTLSIRELKWLQPWELRVYDQMLRSRPAEAPDRRIVLVKITDKDIKREKWPLSDRTINQLLKKIESYQPRIVGLYLFRPEDNNLAANLQNQDNIVTTCLFSSLDRDEIPPPPNFPIDNVGFSDVVADNENDQILRRTLLFANSTDKRCTTSFAFGALIAINYLEKQGIQYDFTKEGNFKLGKILFPPLQPNSGSYKHLDAAGYQILLNYRHPNSLADQVTLTDVLSGRVNPSLFKDRLVIIGTTAANLPPGGFYTPYSALRDQPARMPALFIHAQIASQLISTVLDGRPLIWYWPDWAEFLWVWGWSLLGGVLVWRWQNPLLLLVVAGITLFGLVVISVALFLQAGWVPLVPSALALVVTSGSVVSQRTISETQ, encoded by the coding sequence GTGGCTAATCCAACCATTTACACTGTAGGCGGGACTGTACAAGCTGGCGGTGGCATTTACATTTCCCGCCAAGCTGATGAGGAACTTTTAGCACTGTGCCGTGCCCGAACTTTCGCTTATATTCTTGCTCCACGGCAGGTAGGCAAGTCCAGCTTAATGGTGCGGACTGCCGAACAACTAGCTGATGAAGGTATCCAATCGGTAATTATCGATCTGACTCAGTTGGGGGTACAGGTTACTGCTGAAGAATGGTATCTAGGTTTGCTCACAATCATTGCCGATCAACTGATGCTCGATACCGATGTTCTTGAGTGGTGGCAATCTCTTAGGCATTTGGGCATTACTCAACGCTTAACTAGGTTTTTTGAAGAAATTTTGCTGGTTGAAATTGCCATACCTTTGGTGATTTTCGTTGATGAAATCGACACAACTCTCAGCCTTGACTTCACCGATGACTTTTTTGCGGCTATTCGATATCTCTACAATGGGCGTGCCCGTATACCTAAATTTCAGCGTCTCTCTTTTGTCCTTATCGGCGTAGCAACACCAGGCGATTTAATCCGCGACTCCAAGCGGACGCCCTTCAATATTGGACAGCGCGTAGAGTTAACCGACTTTAACTTAGAGGAAGCACTAGCTCTTGCTGATGGACTGGGTTTACCACTAGAACAGTCACAGCAGACGCTCAAGTGGGTACTGAAGTGGACAGGAGGACATCCCTATCTAACGCAGCGTCTCTGCCGCGCCATAACAGAGCAAGACAATAACAATTGGTCTCAAGCCGAAGTTGACCGCGTTGTAAATAGCACGTTCTTTGGTGCAATGAGTAAGCAAGACAATAACTTACAGTTTGTGCGGGATATGCTTACTAAACGAGCACCCGATCTGTTCGCTGTCTTAACTACCTACAGCGATATCCGCCGTGGGAAGCGTATTATCTTGGATGAGGAACAGTCCTTAGTCAAGTCTCACCTCAAACTCTCAGGTATTATCGTGCGCCGTGAACACGCTAGCTTGTGTGTACGCAATTTGATCTACAGGAAAGTATTTGATGACAGGTGGCTTAAAGAACATCTGCCAGTTAAGTTGAAAATGTTGACAGTTCAGACAGTGGTTCTTACAAGTATAGCTGTAGCGTTTCTGACTTTAAGTATACGTGAACTAAAATGGTTACAGCCTTGGGAGTTAAGAGTTTATGACCAGATGTTGCGATCGCGTCCGGCAGAAGCACCCGATCGGCGGATTGTGCTAGTTAAAATTACTGATAAAGATATCAAACGAGAGAAATGGCCTCTATCAGATCGGACAATCAATCAGCTATTAAAGAAAATAGAGTCTTATCAACCGCGAATTGTTGGTTTATATCTTTTCCGACCAGAAGACAATAATTTGGCGGCTAATCTCCAAAATCAAGACAACATTGTCACTACGTGTTTGTTCAGCAGCTTGGATAGAGATGAAATTCCCCCGCCACCCAACTTTCCTATAGATAATGTTGGGTTTAGCGATGTGGTTGCTGATAATGAAAACGACCAAATTCTCCGCCGTACTTTATTATTTGCTAACTCTACAGATAAGAGATGTACAACATCATTTGCATTTGGTGCGCTAATAGCAATTAATTATCTGGAAAAACAAGGCATTCAATACGATTTCACTAAGGAAGGAAATTTTAAGTTAGGTAAAATCCTGTTCCCGCCTTTACAACCTAATTCCGGTAGCTACAAACATTTGGATGCTGCTGGCTATCAAATATTATTAAATTACCGTCACCCCAATAGCCTCGCCGACCAAGTAACCCTTACAGATGTTCTTAGTGGTCGAGTCAACCCCAGTTTATTCAAAGACCGTCTGGTAATTATTGGCACTACAGCGGCTAATCTCCCTCCAGGTGGCTTTTATACGCCCTACAGTGCTTTGCGAGATCAACCAGCTAGAATGCCTGCTCTGTTTATTCATGCACAGATAGCAAGTCAACTCATCAGCACAGTGTTAGATGGGCGACCCTTGATTTGGTATTGGCCCGACTGGGCGGAATTTCTTTGGGTATGGGGCTGGTCGCTGTTAGGTGGTGTTTTAGTATGGCGGTGGCAAAATCCGCTGCTTTTGCTAGTGGTGGCAGGAATAACTCTATTTGGCTTAGTAGTAATCTCCGTTGCTTTATTTTTGCAAGCTGGATGGGTGCCATTAGTTCCGTCAGCGTTGGCATTGGTGGTTACAAGTGGGAGTGTAGTATCCCAGAGGACTATCTCAGAAACGCAATAA
- a CDS encoding S-methyl-5'-thioadenosine phosphorylase: MAQASIGIIGGSGLYKMDALKDVEEVQIETPFGSPSDALILGTLDGTRVAFLARHGRNHTLLPSELPFRANIYAMKQLGVKYLISASAVGSLKEEAKPLDMVVPDQFIDRTKNRISTFFGEGIVAHIAFGDPICKNLASVLADAIASLNLPEVTLHRGGTYVCMEGPAFSTKAESNLYRSWGATIIGMTNLPEAKLAREAEIAYSTLALVTDYDCWHPDHDSVTVEMVIGNLLRNAVNAQKVIQETVRRLSENPPTSEAHSALQYAILTQLDKAPAATKEKLGLLLQKYL, from the coding sequence ATGGCTCAAGCTAGTATTGGGATTATAGGTGGTAGCGGTCTTTACAAAATGGATGCCCTCAAAGATGTTGAAGAGGTGCAAATTGAGACTCCTTTTGGTTCACCTTCTGATGCTTTGATTCTGGGGACTTTGGATGGTACACGGGTAGCCTTTTTAGCGCGTCATGGCCGCAATCACACGCTTTTACCCTCTGAGTTACCGTTTCGCGCTAATATCTATGCGATGAAGCAATTGGGTGTAAAGTATTTAATTTCAGCTAGTGCTGTGGGTTCCTTGAAGGAAGAGGCGAAACCACTTGATATGGTGGTGCCAGATCAGTTTATTGATAGAACAAAAAATCGGATTTCAACGTTTTTCGGTGAGGGAATTGTGGCTCACATTGCTTTTGGCGATCCGATTTGTAAGAATTTGGCTAGTGTGTTGGCAGATGCGATCGCATCTCTCAATTTACCAGAAGTTACTCTCCATCGCGGCGGCACTTATGTGTGCATGGAAGGGCCAGCTTTTTCCACTAAGGCAGAATCGAATCTTTATCGCAGTTGGGGTGCAACAATCATTGGGATGACGAATTTACCAGAGGCGAAGTTGGCAAGGGAAGCGGAAATTGCATACTCAACTTTAGCGCTGGTGACAGATTATGATTGTTGGCATCCAGACCATGACAGTGTGACAGTGGAGATGGTGATTGGCAATTTGCTGCGGAATGCTGTGAATGCTCAAAAGGTGATTCAAGAAACTGTGCGACGCTTGAGTGAAAATCCGCCAACCAGTGAGGCGCATTCGGCGTTGCAGTATGCGATTTTGACTCAGTTGGATAAAGCACCCGCAGCGACGAAGGAAAAGTTAGGGTTATTGTTGCAGAAGTATTTGTAG
- a CDS encoding heterocyst differentiation related protein — MSESMAFIGGVAVAGLAALVLLKGTNTPLQSNFAVPPQIQGAVARECQQAQMYSPYNPYAPPPVYPGQVQPPTGSNNDQRLEMEKLNTQMQLERLKNDNEQLKLQNQQLQGQVQNFNTRQQWEQAQQFNQQKSAATFQPQNNWWSSPVLWAVGGATLTIGGGVVVAGVLALFSPRQRPARTVQVIHPYQGNTPPLVPVRRAEFLPASRMEARRVEAQEYDEMHG; from the coding sequence ATGAGTGAGAGTATGGCGTTTATCGGTGGGGTGGCCGTAGCTGGGCTGGCGGCTCTCGTATTGCTCAAAGGAACAAATACCCCTCTACAATCTAACTTCGCTGTTCCTCCACAAATCCAAGGTGCTGTAGCACGGGAATGCCAGCAAGCACAAATGTATTCTCCTTACAACCCTTATGCGCCGCCACCAGTGTATCCCGGTCAGGTTCAGCCACCGACTGGTAGTAATAATGACCAGCGCCTAGAGATGGAGAAGTTGAACACGCAGATGCAACTGGAGCGTTTAAAAAACGACAATGAACAGCTAAAGTTGCAAAATCAACAACTCCAAGGCCAAGTCCAAAATTTCAATACTCGGCAGCAGTGGGAACAAGCCCAGCAGTTTAACCAACAAAAATCAGCAGCAACATTCCAGCCGCAAAATAATTGGTGGTCTTCACCCGTGCTTTGGGCTGTGGGAGGCGCAACTCTCACTATTGGTGGTGGTGTTGTTGTCGCTGGGGTATTGGCTTTGTTCTCACCACGGCAGCGCCCAGCCCGTACTGTACAAGTTATTCACCCTTACCAAGGAAATACGCCGCCCTTGGTTCCAGTCCGTCGTGCTGAGTTTCTGCCTGCTTCGCGGATGGAAGCAAGACGAGTTGAAGCCCAAGAATACGACGAAATGCACGGATAG
- a CDS encoding metallophosphoesterase, giving the protein MTLNFRFAVVSDLHLALPHTIWDHPSRFHLVEVSISAFKSVLEHLTQLDLDFLLLPGDLTQHGEPENHAWLQQCLAQLPFPVYVVPGNHDVPVLLADRQSIAFADFPYYYTKFGYDDPQQIYYIRQLLPGVKLIGLNSNSFNDQGEQVGSLDAKQLRWLEEVLAASVDELVLVMVHHNVVEHLPNQSNHPLANRYMLSNSAELLQLLRRYGVKLVFTGHLHVQDIAYSDGVYDITTGSLVSYPHPYRVLEFHRDNQGKESLQILSHRVESVPEFPNLQQSSRQWMGDRSFPFLIKLLTHSPLNLPLSQAKKIAPGLRDFWATIADGDAVLDYPHFPPEVRRYIQTYSASQSNSAIATAGGLTMIDNNSTLLLNRS; this is encoded by the coding sequence ATGACTCTCAATTTTCGCTTTGCGGTAGTCAGCGACTTACACCTGGCACTTCCTCACACAATCTGGGATCATCCTAGCCGCTTTCATCTGGTAGAAGTAAGTATCTCAGCATTTAAAAGTGTACTAGAACATTTAACACAACTCGATTTAGATTTCTTGTTGTTGCCAGGAGATTTAACCCAGCACGGCGAACCAGAGAATCACGCCTGGTTGCAACAATGTTTAGCCCAGCTACCTTTTCCTGTCTATGTTGTTCCTGGCAATCATGACGTTCCTGTGCTGTTGGCCGATCGGCAATCAATTGCTTTTGCAGATTTTCCCTACTATTACACGAAGTTTGGCTATGACGATCCACAGCAGATTTACTACATTCGTCAGTTATTGCCTGGAGTTAAGCTGATTGGACTGAATTCTAACTCCTTTAATGACCAGGGTGAGCAAGTGGGATCTTTAGATGCCAAACAGCTACGGTGGTTAGAAGAGGTGCTGGCGGCATCTGTTGATGAATTAGTTTTGGTGATGGTGCATCATAATGTAGTGGAACATTTGCCTAATCAATCGAACCATCCACTGGCAAATCGTTATATGTTGTCCAATTCAGCAGAACTATTGCAGCTGCTGAGGCGCTACGGAGTTAAGTTAGTATTTACGGGGCATTTGCACGTCCAGGATATTGCTTACTCAGATGGGGTATATGATATTACCACTGGTTCATTAGTGAGCTATCCTCACCCTTATCGAGTGCTAGAGTTTCATCGGGATAACCAAGGTAAAGAATCGTTGCAAATTTTATCCCATCGCGTAGAGTCAGTGCCTGAGTTCCCCAACTTGCAACAGTCATCACGGCAGTGGATGGGCGATCGCTCTTTCCCTTTCCTAATCAAGCTGCTAACTCACTCTCCATTAAACTTACCGTTATCACAGGCAAAAAAAATAGCTCCTGGTTTGCGCGATTTCTGGGCAACTATTGCCGATGGGGATGCAGTGTTAGATTATCCTCATTTTCCCCCAGAAGTGCGGCGCTATATTCAGACATATAGTGCATCACAGTCTAACTCAGCGATCGCCACTGCTGGAGGTTTGACCATGATTGATAATAACAGTACACTTTTGCTGAATAGGAGTTAG
- a CDS encoding AAA-like domain-containing protein, translated as MLNSQTKRIFISYKRNASPDEPVALQVFQALSQQHKVFIDQTMSVGTRWAECIEAEIRQADFLITFLSGLSTSSEMVVAEIETAHHLAKSQSGRPIILPVRLAYQEPFLYPLSAYLNGINWAFWKDAEDTPRLIAELLQAVSGGALAISEEKSKADLLQMSQPSPLPHPFPSAQPVSLEMPEGTMESQSAFYVERSSDALTLETIERQGVTITIKGPRQMGKSSLLIRTIHTAVNALKRVALLDFQLFDKAALTNADLFFRQFCTWLTDELEMTDKVDEYWNMPLGNSQRCTRYVGRYLLKEFGNPIVLAMDEVERVFDTDFRSDFFGMLRSWHNSRATTPIWKQLDLALVTSTEPYQLIDNLNQSPFNVGLVIDLEDFTAAQVADLNRRHGSPFNASEEKQLIALLGGHPYLVRLALYSVASDRLYPTELFANAIADNGPFGNHLRNHLFRLHNKQELVQGMFQVIHQNTCEDERIFFRLRGAGLVRREGRVVFPRCQLYTDYFREHLRG; from the coding sequence ATGTTAAACTCACAGACTAAACGCATCTTCATCAGCTACAAGCGTAATGCTAGCCCTGATGAACCAGTAGCGCTGCAAGTCTTCCAGGCGCTATCGCAGCAGCACAAAGTCTTTATCGACCAAACCATGTCCGTTGGCACGCGCTGGGCTGAATGTATTGAAGCAGAAATCCGCCAAGCTGATTTTTTGATTACTTTTCTTTCAGGCTTGTCAACCAGCAGCGAGATGGTGGTAGCAGAAATCGAGACAGCACATCACTTGGCAAAATCACAATCAGGACGCCCGATAATTCTCCCAGTGCGTCTGGCGTATCAAGAACCGTTCTTGTATCCCTTGAGTGCTTACTTAAATGGGATTAACTGGGCGTTCTGGAAAGATGCAGAAGATACGCCGCGCCTGATTGCAGAGTTGTTGCAGGCTGTCTCTGGCGGTGCATTGGCTATCAGTGAAGAAAAATCGAAAGCAGACTTACTCCAGATGAGTCAGCCGTCACCTCTACCTCATCCCTTTCCTTCAGCACAGCCTGTCTCGCTGGAAATGCCGGAAGGAACAATGGAATCGCAATCTGCTTTTTACGTGGAACGCTCATCTGATGCACTTACTTTAGAGACTATTGAGCGGCAGGGTGTGACAATTACAATTAAAGGCCCCCGGCAAATGGGCAAAAGTTCCTTGTTAATCCGCACGATTCATACTGCTGTGAATGCTCTTAAGCGGGTTGCTTTGCTGGATTTCCAATTGTTTGATAAAGCCGCCTTAACTAATGCTGACCTTTTCTTTCGCCAGTTCTGTACTTGGTTAACTGATGAACTGGAAATGACTGACAAAGTTGATGAGTATTGGAATATGCCTTTGGGCAATAGTCAGCGTTGCACCCGCTATGTCGGACGCTATTTGCTGAAAGAATTTGGCAACCCCATTGTTTTAGCGATGGATGAAGTTGAAAGGGTCTTTGATACAGATTTTCGCTCTGATTTCTTTGGAATGCTGCGAAGCTGGCACAATAGCCGCGCCACCACTCCCATCTGGAAGCAACTGGATTTAGCGCTGGTTACTTCCACCGAACCCTACCAGCTAATTGATAATCTCAACCAATCGCCCTTTAATGTTGGGCTAGTAATTGATTTGGAAGATTTTACAGCAGCACAGGTTGCTGATTTAAACCGCCGTCATGGTTCACCTTTTAACGCCAGCGAAGAAAAGCAATTAATAGCGTTGCTCGGTGGACATCCTTATTTAGTAAGGCTTGCACTTTACTCAGTTGCTAGCGATCGCCTCTATCCTACCGAATTATTTGCCAATGCGATCGCAGATAATGGCCCCTTTGGCAATCATCTGCGTAACCACCTTTTCCGGCTGCATAATAAACAGGAGTTGGTTCAGGGTATGTTCCAAGTAATTCACCAGAATACCTGTGAAGATGAGCGCATCTTTTTCCGCTTGCGGGGTGCAGGTTTAGTGCGCCGGGAAGGGCGTGTAGTGTTTCCCCGTTGTCAACTTTACACCGATTATTTCCGGGAGCATCTGCGTGGCTAA
- a CDS encoding DUF3007 family protein has product MRRIDAIGIGLGVFIAGGLAYLGLQLVGLDNQKAGIWSQVLLVSGLIGWLATYFFRAVGQKMTYHQQREQYEQDFLQKRLDELTPEELARIQAEIEQEEQSQV; this is encoded by the coding sequence ATGCGACGGATTGACGCTATTGGAATTGGCTTAGGTGTTTTTATCGCCGGCGGCTTGGCTTATCTAGGATTGCAGCTAGTCGGTTTGGATAATCAAAAAGCTGGTATATGGAGCCAAGTCTTACTAGTCAGTGGATTAATTGGCTGGTTAGCGACCTATTTTTTCCGTGCGGTGGGACAAAAAATGACCTACCACCAACAACGGGAACAATATGAGCAAGACTTTCTGCAAAAGCGGCTAGATGAGCTTACTCCTGAAGAACTAGCACGAATTCAAGCCGAAATAGAACAAGAAGAGCAATCTCAGGTGTAA
- a CDS encoding lysylphosphatidylglycerol synthase domain-containing protein, protein MKQFLRWIILGGTLFFLGKALKDNWIGVTAIRIDGVGWAIMAIATGVTLLAHTWAGWIWTWILQELNQPVSSPQFIQVYLKTNIAKYLPGNIWHHYGRIVAAKNANIPTGAATLSVLLEPLLMLAAALIIIVLCSSQFAAANTTLVIQVLQFLSLAVVLGAIHPWFLNPVIRFLYKLKAKKSAATTQPTVPFSLKSYPLRPLLGEVGFMGLRATGFILTMFALGSLTANQIPLLLGAFSCAWLLGFVIPGAPGGLGVFEATAYELLRHHFPAALVFSAIALYRLISILAETLGAALAWLDERLAKS, encoded by the coding sequence ATGAAGCAATTTTTACGCTGGATAATTTTGGGAGGGACGCTGTTTTTTTTAGGAAAAGCTCTGAAGGATAATTGGATTGGGGTGACAGCTATCCGCATTGATGGGGTAGGATGGGCAATTATGGCGATCGCTACAGGGGTAACTTTACTAGCTCATACTTGGGCAGGCTGGATCTGGACTTGGATTTTGCAAGAGTTAAATCAACCTGTATCATCTCCCCAATTCATCCAGGTTTACCTAAAAACGAACATCGCGAAGTATTTACCAGGTAACATCTGGCATCACTACGGACGAATTGTCGCCGCCAAAAATGCCAATATTCCTACAGGTGCAGCTACCTTAAGCGTTTTACTAGAACCGTTACTCATGCTAGCAGCTGCTTTAATCATCATTGTCCTATGCAGTAGCCAGTTTGCAGCAGCGAATACCACCCTTGTTATACAAGTACTACAATTTCTCAGTTTAGCTGTAGTCCTTGGTGCGATTCATCCCTGGTTTTTGAACCCGGTTATTCGCTTTTTGTATAAATTAAAAGCAAAAAAGTCTGCTGCTACCACTCAACCTACTGTTCCCTTCAGTCTTAAAAGCTACCCCCTACGCCCTTTGTTAGGAGAAGTGGGCTTTATGGGACTACGCGCCACTGGGTTTATACTAACTATGTTCGCCTTGGGTTCGTTGACTGCGAATCAAATTCCTTTGTTGTTAGGGGCTTTTAGTTGCGCTTGGTTGTTAGGATTCGTTATACCGGGTGCGCCTGGGGGATTAGGTGTGTTTGAAGCGACTGCGTATGAACTTTTACGACACCACTTTCCAGCTGCCTTAGTATTTAGTGCGATCGCTCTATATCGCCTCATTAGTATTTTAGCTGAAACTTTAGGTGCTGCCCTTGCTTGGTTAGATGAACGTCTTGCAAAATCATGA
- a CDS encoding NAD(P)H-quinone oxidoreductase subunit L → MIVALLYLILAGAYLLVIPIAVLFYLKQRWYVASSIERLLMYFLVFFFFPGLLVLSPFVNFRPQRRQVQV, encoded by the coding sequence ATGATTGTCGCCCTGCTATATCTGATTTTGGCTGGAGCTTACCTTCTGGTAATCCCCATTGCTGTACTGTTCTACCTGAAGCAGCGTTGGTATGTAGCTAGCTCCATCGAGCGTTTGTTGATGTACTTTTTAGTGTTTTTCTTCTTTCCGGGTTTGTTGGTTCTATCGCCATTTGTAAATTTCCGACCCCAACGGCGACAAGTTCAAGTTTAA
- the trpA gene encoding tryptophan synthase subunit alpha, which produces MTAISDCFETLGHNHECALIPFITAGDPDLETTAKALQVLDRSGADIIEVGIPYSDPLADGPVIQAAATRALQKGTKLEQVLEMLQGITPKLRSPIVLLIYYNSILHRGIEKFLQQIAAAGVAGLVIPDLPLEEAAGLLQASSEMGIDVILLVAPTSDAKRIEAIARSSQGFIYLVSVTGVTGVRSQLENRVSDLLKQIRSVTDKPIAVGFGISEAEQARQVREWGADGAIVGSAVVKRLAEGTPEQGLSAIAQFCQSLKAAIKTTNTSINTSLD; this is translated from the coding sequence ATGACTGCAATTTCTGATTGCTTTGAAACCCTTGGGCACAATCATGAGTGCGCTCTGATTCCGTTTATCACTGCTGGCGATCCAGATTTAGAAACCACAGCAAAAGCCTTGCAGGTTCTAGATCGTAGTGGAGCCGACATTATAGAAGTGGGTATACCATACTCCGATCCTCTGGCTGATGGGCCAGTTATTCAAGCTGCTGCTACTCGCGCCTTGCAAAAGGGTACGAAATTAGAGCAGGTGCTGGAAATGCTGCAAGGTATTACTCCCAAATTGCGATCGCCCATTGTTCTGTTAATCTATTACAACTCAATTTTGCATCGGGGAATTGAAAAATTTCTTCAGCAAATTGCTGCGGCTGGGGTTGCAGGATTGGTAATACCTGATTTGCCCTTAGAGGAAGCAGCAGGATTGCTCCAAGCATCTAGTGAGATGGGAATTGACGTAATTTTGTTGGTTGCTCCCACCAGTGATGCTAAACGAATAGAAGCGATCGCTCGTTCTTCCCAAGGATTTATTTATTTAGTCAGCGTGACTGGGGTTACAGGGGTGCGATCGCAACTGGAAAACCGGGTGTCCGATTTACTCAAACAAATTCGTAGTGTTACTGATAAACCCATCGCAGTCGGCTTTGGCATCTCTGAAGCTGAACAAGCCCGTCAGGTAAGGGAATGGGGCGCAGATGGTGCGATCGTGGGTAGTGCTGTTGTCAAACGGTTAGCAGAAGGGACACCAGAGCAGGGACTTTCGGCGATCGCCCAATTTTGCCAAAGTCTCAAGGCAGCCATCAAGACGACCAACACCAGCATAAATACTTCTCTTGATTAG
- a CDS encoding serine/threonine protein kinase, whose protein sequence is MIGKLLDHRYKVIRVLAMGGFGQTYIAQDTRRPGNPICVVKHLKPGTDSRVFDTAKRLFSSEAETLEKLGNHDQIPRLLAYFDENQEFYLVQEYIEGHTLAEELIPGKRWSESQVVQLLQEVLEILEFVHRQGVIHRDIKPDNIIRRASDNKLVLVDFGAVKQLRTQLVTVGGQASATVVIGTPGYMPTEQGQGKPRPNSDIYSLGIIAIQALTGLQPTELQEDPETGEVIWRHSVTVNHRLAAVLSKMVRYHFKDRYQNATEALQACKDAINPVPALSAPQEVANNSSYQAAKSQPQVSRLQTVAFAPANPIPAKPARKDSSKSDPWPILIGILLAGGAAALVTNVYPNVKNLALNLTGKDTALANKCSAVVVGNSNIRSEPSSINSNNIVQTVANNTNFEVTGKRTKAGWVEIKLKSGSLAWAHPTVITNNQEWGSCLREKGIATRIVDDSSLIATRTISQPKPKARDVVTPLPEKPKGSTDDAEKSQRSQPNDNSANIVEQAKKKYDSGDIIGAIALLRSVPANAASGIQETGKMIAQWQEDWAKAEALSNEINKAIDDGKWDKVLDYRNHPEKLPNTQYWRNRIEPLFKQAAENLAKQALTELENQGKQKNTQQKLPDTNQPETTQSPNTTETPKTDF, encoded by the coding sequence ATGATAGGCAAGCTACTAGACCATCGTTACAAAGTAATTCGAGTCCTCGCGATGGGAGGATTTGGTCAAACCTACATTGCCCAAGATACTAGGCGGCCTGGCAATCCCATTTGCGTTGTCAAGCACCTCAAACCCGGAACTGACTCCAGAGTTTTTGATACTGCTAAACGCCTGTTCAGCAGCGAAGCCGAAACTTTAGAAAAATTGGGCAACCATGACCAAATACCCAGGTTGCTAGCGTATTTTGACGAAAACCAAGAATTTTATTTAGTACAAGAATATATTGAAGGACATACGCTAGCTGAGGAACTGATACCTGGTAAGCGCTGGAGTGAAAGCCAGGTAGTTCAACTGTTGCAGGAAGTTCTAGAGATTCTCGAATTTGTCCATCGCCAAGGCGTGATTCACCGCGATATCAAACCGGATAATATCATCCGCCGCGCCTCAGATAATAAGTTAGTTTTAGTAGACTTTGGGGCAGTGAAGCAACTGCGTACACAACTGGTAACAGTGGGCGGACAAGCCTCTGCCACAGTAGTTATCGGCACTCCTGGCTATATGCCCACAGAACAAGGGCAAGGTAAACCCCGTCCCAACAGCGACATCTATTCCCTTGGCATCATCGCCATTCAAGCATTAACAGGATTACAGCCAACAGAATTGCAAGAAGACCCGGAGACGGGGGAAGTTATTTGGCGGCATTCAGTAACCGTGAACCATCGACTGGCAGCAGTGTTGTCCAAGATGGTGCGTTATCACTTCAAAGACCGCTACCAAAACGCGACGGAAGCACTGCAAGCATGTAAAGACGCGATTAATCCAGTACCTGCACTTTCCGCACCTCAAGAAGTCGCCAACAATTCCAGTTACCAAGCAGCCAAATCCCAGCCTCAAGTATCTCGGCTGCAAACTGTTGCATTTGCACCAGCAAATCCTATCCCTGCCAAACCTGCGCGTAAAGACTCTAGTAAATCCGACCCCTGGCCGATATTAATTGGTATATTACTGGCGGGTGGTGCGGCTGCCTTGGTAACAAATGTATATCCCAATGTGAAAAATTTAGCTTTAAATCTTACAGGTAAGGATACGGCCTTAGCAAACAAATGCTCGGCTGTTGTCGTCGGAAATTCTAATATCCGTTCTGAACCTAGTTCGATAAATTCTAATAATATTGTGCAAACTGTTGCTAATAATACCAATTTCGAGGTGACTGGCAAGCGAACAAAAGCAGGTTGGGTAGAGATTAAACTTAAATCTGGTAGTTTGGCTTGGGCACACCCGACCGTGATAACTAATAATCAGGAATGGGGTTCTTGCCTACGTGAAAAGGGCATTGCAACTAGGATTGTAGATGATAGTAGCTTGATTGCGACTCGAACAATTTCTCAGCCAAAACCAAAAGCTAGGGATGTAGTCACTCCATTACCAGAAAAGCCGAAGGGGTCAACTGACGACGCTGAGAAATCACAAAGATCGCAGCCTAATGATAACAGTGCCAATATTGTAGAACAAGCGAAAAAGAAGTATGATTCAGGGGATATAATTGGAGCGATCGCACTTTTAAGATCGGTTCCGGCAAATGCTGCTTCTGGTATCCAAGAGACGGGCAAAATGATTGCCCAGTGGCAGGAAGATTGGGCAAAGGCGGAGGCATTATCTAATGAGATTAATAAAGCAATAGATGATGGGAAATGGGATAAAGTTTTAGATTATAGAAACCATCCAGAAAAATTGCCTAATACTCAATACTGGCGAAATAGAATAGAACCATTATTTAAACAAGCAGCCGAAAATCTGGCAAAACAGGCACTAACTGAGCTAGAAAATCAAGGTAAGCAGAAAAACACCCAACAGAAACTTCCCGATACTAACCAACCTGAAACCACACAGAGTCCCAATACCACGGAAACTCCTAAAACTGACTTTTAA